One window from the genome of Haladaptatus paucihalophilus DX253 encodes:
- a CDS encoding asparagine synthase-related protein, which produces MVGLFGAFGDRTVGLDAFPSMRRGGPERTDSFADDAVAVTTGFHPLLADEQPVRTATEDVLVWTLGDVHGFERNGSYQPRPAAIDTPTFCANLYESYGIDFVDGLNGEFAGVVYDRERRTVFLLTDRLGSYPLFHTEAGDALLCSTDIQTLAGFPGVETAFDRDYLAEFLAYKRSFGVTTPLSGIERLPPATVTAIDLDDASTDSRRYWRPEYAPKDEPFEYFVEEFVERFRRILDEWVRDDREYGLLLSGGSDSRLVMAAMDRPVVGFHMNDWRNREARVAERIAAAAGNEFRFLHRDEEYRRRSLAENPSLSNFDGWYKQGYPTGFADEITSSVDVLMSGLYADTLFKGHAVPSPKVSLGPVGNVTLPLETPIRTVDEFIDRLATDAPPYLDADVDLEAVLRKNISVTSDGEIDHHGVRYRSIRELVLCSDYYPLSNDTELIYTNSLRQLRPYRTPFLDNRLIDLHLSMPVEYQLRRNIVHQAIERLDSRLAAVPHSESGVRADRSFPVEYVGKHLNAFRWKHFEDETPPEPWCTHGPWPNDAAFVRQDGFVRDALAANREVVEILPFLDWEGVRRSYRDHFDGADNTVELYTLLTLLEMPVTKLLGDAVETDDSGATGSEPVGDRPLIRLPTTDEGGEER; this is translated from the coding sequence ATGGTAGGATTGTTCGGTGCCTTCGGCGACCGCACGGTCGGCTTAGACGCGTTTCCGAGCATGCGGCGTGGGGGCCCAGAGCGAACGGATTCGTTCGCCGACGATGCGGTCGCCGTGACCACGGGATTCCATCCGCTGCTGGCCGACGAACAGCCCGTCCGAACCGCCACGGAAGACGTGCTGGTCTGGACCCTCGGCGACGTGCACGGGTTCGAACGAAACGGCTCGTATCAACCGCGTCCGGCCGCCATCGATACGCCGACGTTCTGTGCGAACCTGTACGAGTCGTACGGCATCGACTTCGTGGACGGTTTAAACGGGGAGTTCGCGGGCGTCGTCTACGACCGCGAACGACGGACCGTCTTCCTGTTGACCGACCGATTGGGTTCGTATCCGCTCTTCCACACGGAGGCGGGCGACGCGCTGTTGTGTTCGACGGACATCCAAACGCTCGCCGGATTTCCGGGCGTCGAAACCGCGTTCGACCGCGACTATCTCGCCGAGTTTCTCGCCTACAAGCGGTCGTTCGGCGTGACGACGCCGCTCTCCGGCATCGAACGGCTTCCACCCGCGACGGTCACGGCCATCGACCTCGACGACGCATCGACGGATTCCCGGCGGTACTGGCGGCCCGAGTACGCGCCGAAGGACGAACCGTTCGAGTACTTCGTCGAGGAGTTCGTCGAGCGATTTCGACGCATCCTCGACGAGTGGGTACGTGACGACCGCGAGTACGGCCTGCTGTTGAGCGGAGGGAGCGATTCGCGGCTCGTCATGGCCGCGATGGACCGTCCCGTCGTCGGGTTCCACATGAACGACTGGAGAAACCGCGAGGCGCGCGTCGCGGAGCGTATCGCCGCGGCCGCCGGTAACGAATTTCGGTTCCTCCACCGCGACGAGGAGTATCGGCGGCGGTCGCTCGCGGAGAACCCCTCCCTCTCGAACTTCGACGGGTGGTACAAACAGGGCTACCCGACGGGCTTTGCCGACGAAATCACGTCGTCGGTGGACGTGCTCATGTCCGGGCTGTACGCCGACACGCTGTTCAAAGGCCACGCGGTCCCGTCGCCGAAGGTGTCGCTCGGCCCGGTGGGGAACGTGACCTTGCCGCTCGAAACGCCGATTCGGACGGTGGACGAGTTCATCGACCGGCTCGCCACCGACGCCCCTCCGTACCTCGACGCCGACGTGGACCTCGAAGCCGTCCTTCGGAAAAACATCTCCGTCACTTCGGACGGGGAGATAGACCACCACGGCGTTCGATACCGGTCGATTCGGGAACTCGTCCTCTGTAGCGACTACTACCCGCTGTCGAACGACACCGAACTCATCTACACGAACAGCCTCCGACAACTCCGTCCGTATCGGACGCCGTTTCTCGACAATCGGCTCATCGACCTCCACCTCTCGATGCCGGTCGAATATCAGCTTCGGCGCAACATCGTCCATCAGGCCATCGAGCGGCTCGACTCGCGTCTCGCCGCGGTTCCGCACTCGGAGTCCGGCGTTCGAGCCGACCGCTCGTTCCCGGTCGAATACGTCGGCAAGCACCTGAACGCATTCCGGTGGAAGCACTTCGAGGACGAGACGCCGCCGGAACCGTGGTGTACGCACGGCCCGTGGCCGAACGACGCGGCGTTTGTCCGACAGGACGGATTCGTCCGGGACGCGCTCGCCGCGAACCGCGAGGTCGTCGAAATCCTCCCATTCCTCGATTGGGAGGGCGTCCGGCGAAGCTACCGCGACCACTTCGACGGCGCGGACAACACCGTCGAACTCTACACGCTGTTGACCCTGCTCGAGATGCCGGTAACGAAACTGCTGGGCGATGCCGTCGAAACCGACGACTCGGGGGCGACCGGTTCGGAACCGGTCGGCGACCGACCGCTGATCAGGCTTCCGACCACCGACGAAGGGGGTGAGGAGCGGTGA
- a CDS encoding thiol-disulfide oxidoreductase DCC family protein: protein MTDERDPDEIIGDLDGPVLLFDGVCNLCNAAVRFTVRFDESGTFRFAPLQSAVGRALLDRHGLSTDEFDSVVLVEGDDCYTRSTAALRVCRRLDGPWPLLYPLVFLPAALRDPVYDLIATHRYRLFGRTDECQIPDPELRERFVERALDTV, encoded by the coding sequence ATGACCGACGAACGGGACCCCGACGAAATCATCGGCGACCTCGACGGGCCGGTGTTGCTCTTCGACGGCGTGTGCAACCTCTGTAACGCCGCCGTTCGGTTCACGGTCCGGTTCGACGAGTCGGGGACGTTCCGGTTCGCGCCGCTCCAGTCCGCCGTCGGGCGGGCGCTCCTCGACCGACACGGCCTCTCGACCGACGAGTTCGATTCGGTCGTGCTCGTGGAGGGTGACGACTGTTACACCCGTTCCACCGCCGCGCTCCGGGTCTGCCGCCGACTCGACGGTCCGTGGCCGCTCCTGTACCCCCTCGTTTTTCTCCCGGCCGCCCTCCGGGACCCGGTGTACGACCTGATAGCGACGCACCGCTACCGGCTCTTCGGGCGGACGGACGAGTGTCAAATCCCGGACCCCGAACTCCGCGAGCGGTTCGTCGAGCGCGCGCTCGATACGGTATGA
- a CDS encoding NAD(P)/FAD-dependent oxidoreductase produces the protein MDIAVLGAGYAGLSLARKLETDLSDDATIVVVEETGEHLVQHELHRVIRRPSLADQISIPLTDVLDCEVRETRVESVDPDENRVRLEDDVLEYDYAAVCLGAETAFYDLPGVEEYAIPLKRLEHAREIREGFLSADGGRVVVGGAGLSGVQVAGELAALADEEEKNVEIVLLEQFETVAPAFPANFQEAVRDQLERRDIDIRTGTAVSRADDDTITLEDGETFAYDLFVWTGGIRGSDAMGGDRARVDSTLRLGDGTFVVGDAAQVVDGDGEAVPASAQSAVREARVVAKNIVRLVEGDDVFDPRLDQFTFDSPGWLVSVGDGAVAQIGPTVVTGRAAKALKATVGAGYLSSVGAVRNAVDLIGEELGD, from the coding sequence ATGGACATCGCAGTGCTCGGCGCTGGCTATGCCGGTCTGTCCCTCGCTCGAAAACTCGAAACGGACCTCTCCGACGACGCCACCATCGTCGTGGTCGAGGAGACGGGCGAACACCTCGTTCAGCACGAACTCCACCGCGTCATCCGCCGCCCCTCGCTCGCGGACCAAATCTCGATTCCGTTGACCGACGTCCTCGACTGCGAGGTTCGGGAGACTCGCGTCGAATCGGTTGACCCGGACGAAAATCGCGTCCGCCTCGAAGACGACGTGCTGGAGTACGACTACGCCGCCGTCTGTCTCGGTGCCGAAACCGCCTTCTACGACCTCCCCGGCGTCGAGGAGTACGCGATTCCCCTGAAGCGTCTCGAACACGCCCGCGAGATTCGGGAGGGCTTCCTTTCCGCCGACGGCGGTCGCGTCGTGGTCGGCGGCGCGGGACTCTCGGGCGTGCAGGTCGCGGGTGAACTGGCCGCCCTCGCCGACGAGGAGGAGAAGAACGTCGAAATCGTCCTGCTCGAACAGTTCGAGACGGTCGCGCCCGCCTTCCCGGCCAACTTTCAGGAGGCCGTACGGGACCAACTCGAACGACGCGACATCGACATTCGTACCGGAACCGCCGTCTCCCGCGCCGATGACGACACTATCACGCTCGAAGACGGCGAAACGTTCGCGTACGACCTGTTCGTCTGGACGGGCGGGATTCGCGGTTCCGACGCGATGGGCGGCGACCGCGCCCGCGTCGATAGCACGCTCCGACTCGGCGACGGAACCTTCGTCGTCGGCGACGCCGCGCAAGTCGTCGATGGCGACGGCGAGGCGGTTCCAGCGAGCGCACAATCCGCCGTGCGGGAGGCCCGCGTCGTCGCGAAAAACATCGTTCGACTGGTCGAGGGCGACGACGTGTTCGACCCGCGTCTCGACCAGTTCACCTTCGACTCGCCGGGGTGGCTCGTTTCGGTCGGCGACGGCGCGGTGGCGCAAATCGGCCCGACCGTCGTGACTGGACGGGCGGCGAAGGCGCTCAAGGCGACGGTCGGCGCTGGTTACCTCTCGTCGGTCGGTGCCGTCAGAAACGCGGTCGATTTGATCGGAGAAGAGTTGGGGGACTAA
- the mvaD gene encoding phosphomevalonate decarboxylase MvaD produces MKATAKAHPIQGLVKYHGMRDEEQRYPYHDSISVCTAPSHTKTTVEFDESFDSDTFVVDGEKLTGHAADRVRTVVSRVRELAEIDTRVRLESENSFPSNVGLGSSSSGFAAAAMAAVEAAGLDLSRPDVSTIARLGSSSAARAVTGGFSDLHMGLNDHDCRSERLESPLEDDVRIVAGLVPAYKETEEAHREAADSHMFDARLAHIHDQLVEMRDALRVGDFDRVFETAEHDSLSLAATTMTGPAGWVYWKPETLEIFDAVRKLRNDEGIPVYYSTDTGASVYVNTTAEHAEYVEEVVADCGVETMRWKVGGPAEILPEDDALF; encoded by the coding sequence ATGAAAGCGACCGCGAAGGCCCACCCCATTCAGGGGCTGGTCAAGTACCACGGGATGCGCGACGAGGAACAGCGGTACCCGTACCACGACAGCATCAGCGTCTGTACCGCACCGAGCCACACGAAAACGACGGTCGAGTTCGACGAGTCGTTCGACTCGGACACCTTCGTCGTCGACGGCGAGAAACTGACGGGGCACGCGGCGGACCGCGTACGTACTGTGGTTTCCCGCGTGCGCGAGCTGGCCGAAATCGACACCCGCGTCCGACTGGAGAGCGAGAACAGCTTCCCCTCGAACGTTGGTCTCGGCTCCTCGTCGTCCGGGTTCGCCGCCGCCGCGATGGCCGCGGTGGAGGCCGCCGGTCTCGACCTCTCGCGTCCGGACGTCTCGACCATCGCGCGCCTCGGGTCGTCCTCGGCCGCCCGCGCCGTGACGGGCGGCTTCTCCGACCTTCACATGGGCCTGAACGACCACGACTGCCGCTCGGAGCGGCTCGAATCGCCGCTCGAAGACGACGTGCGAATCGTCGCCGGGCTGGTTCCGGCCTACAAGGAGACCGAGGAAGCCCACCGCGAAGCCGCCGACAGTCACATGTTCGACGCGCGGTTGGCGCACATCCACGACCAACTCGTCGAGATGCGCGACGCGCTCCGCGTCGGCGACTTCGACCGCGTGTTCGAGACGGCGGAACACGACTCCCTCTCGCTCGCCGCGACGACCATGACCGGTCCGGCGGGATGGGTGTACTGGAAGCCCGAAACCCTCGAAATCTTCGACGCGGTTCGGAAACTCCGCAACGACGAGGGAATTCCGGTCTACTACTCCACGGACACGGGTGCCAGCGTGTACGTCAACACGACCGCCGAGCACGCCGAATACGTCGAGGAAGTCGTCGCCGATTGTGGCGTCGAGACCATGCGCTGGAAGGTCGGCGGCCCGGCCGAAATCCTCCCCGAAGACGACGCGCTGTTCTGA
- the nth gene encoding endonuclease III gives MGVPLDTREEQLDEIVDRLYDEYPDATISLNFSNRLELLIAVMLSAQCTDERVNKETEHLFEKYESVEDYANADVDELAEDLNSITYYNNKAKWIHSACGTIIEEHDGEVPDTMSELTDLTGVGRKTANVVLQHGHDVVEGIVVDTHVQRLSRRLGLTEEKTPQKIESDLMTFVPEEDWQWLTHLFISHGRATCTARNPDCGDCILEDICPSSKLDNDIDLASGEAWD, from the coding sequence ATGGGCGTCCCACTCGACACGCGGGAGGAACAACTGGACGAAATCGTGGACAGACTGTACGACGAGTATCCCGACGCGACCATCTCGCTCAACTTCTCGAACCGCCTCGAACTCCTCATCGCGGTCATGCTCTCGGCCCAGTGTACCGACGAGCGCGTGAACAAGGAGACGGAACACCTGTTCGAGAAGTACGAGTCGGTGGAGGACTACGCGAACGCCGACGTGGACGAGTTGGCCGAGGACCTGAACTCCATCACGTACTACAACAACAAGGCGAAGTGGATACACAGCGCCTGCGGGACCATCATCGAGGAACACGACGGGGAGGTTCCAGACACGATGAGCGAACTGACCGACCTCACGGGCGTCGGGCGGAAAACCGCGAACGTGGTGCTCCAGCACGGTCACGACGTGGTGGAAGGAATCGTCGTTGACACCCACGTCCAGCGTCTCTCGCGCCGGTTGGGTCTGACGGAGGAGAAGACGCCCCAGAAAATCGAGTCCGACCTGATGACGTTCGTCCCCGAGGAGGACTGGCAGTGGCTGACCCACCTGTTCATCAGCCACGGACGGGCGACCTGCACCGCGCGGAACCCCGATTGCGGGGACTGCATCCTCGAAGACATCTGTCCGTCCTCGAAACTCGACAACGACATCGACCTCGCCAGCGGCGAGGCGTGGGACTGA
- a CDS encoding DUF7321 family protein yields the protein MVSDAAIATVVALVVTASFPFYLYGAWIILESDPVTWAVLTRHLKYISVGLLLTTVPFLTWMLPRFIAHFGGGLAAVHAFLGLQAYAMLILALTGIIRIFQVKRAHDLYGTPNPEMDIGELHENMDSWRWRLRAGVAGYIIFWLLAWTLGVARFFILHTDYL from the coding sequence ATGGTATCCGACGCGGCGATTGCGACCGTGGTCGCCCTAGTCGTGACGGCGAGCTTTCCGTTTTATCTCTACGGCGCGTGGATCATTCTCGAATCGGACCCCGTGACGTGGGCGGTACTGACCCGCCATCTGAAGTATATCTCCGTCGGACTGCTGTTGACCACGGTGCCCTTCCTCACGTGGATGCTTCCGCGATTCATCGCCCACTTCGGCGGCGGTCTCGCCGCGGTGCACGCCTTCCTCGGGTTGCAAGCCTACGCGATGTTGATACTGGCGCTCACCGGCATCATTAGGATATTTCAGGTCAAACGCGCTCACGATTTGTACGGCACGCCGAACCCCGAGATGGACATCGGCGAACTCCACGAAAACATGGACTCGTGGCGGTGGCGTCTGCGCGCCGGGGTCGCTGGCTACATCATTTTCTGGCTGCTCGCGTGGACGCTCGGCGTCGCACGCTTTTTCATCCTGCACACGGACTATCTCTGA
- a CDS encoding DUF7319 domain-containing protein, with amino-acid sequence MADSDSGTEGVDDDAPEKSREELRREVDDKYDFENFGPEDMAEMSLEEWEVAFDPDSWITGTELLDRVEADLKHRIAIREVFAVVERITRDGEPQLAAYSDEGYAIVYPDGSVEGRGTVLRDVKPTVALASMDEYEVPEMPEGGQLPQPDEVTEGSGELGNKLMQTIGAIHVLGGIGMIIAWLLIVLGVVGVADSVRDGAPLLALVGGAFFVFGLFVLLIVANARLSDRFRSEEYRNRLRSAGVESGMRPDFLPVDEKDQDD; translated from the coding sequence ATGGCTGACTCCGACAGCGGGACGGAGGGCGTGGACGACGACGCGCCAGAGAAATCCCGCGAGGAACTCCGCCGCGAGGTCGACGATAAGTACGATTTCGAGAACTTCGGACCCGAGGACATGGCGGAGATGTCGCTCGAAGAGTGGGAGGTCGCCTTCGACCCCGACTCGTGGATAACCGGCACGGAGTTGCTCGACCGCGTGGAGGCCGACCTGAAACACCGCATCGCTATCAGGGAGGTGTTCGCCGTCGTCGAGCGCATCACGCGCGACGGGGAGCCACAGTTGGCCGCGTACTCCGACGAGGGATACGCCATCGTCTACCCCGACGGTAGCGTCGAGGGACGTGGAACCGTTTTGCGCGACGTGAAACCCACGGTCGCGTTAGCGTCGATGGACGAGTACGAGGTCCCGGAAATGCCCGAGGGGGGCCAACTACCGCAACCGGACGAGGTGACCGAGGGCAGCGGCGAACTCGGCAACAAGCTGATGCAGACCATCGGCGCGATTCACGTGCTCGGCGGTATCGGGATGATAATCGCGTGGCTCCTCATCGTCCTCGGTGTCGTCGGCGTCGCCGATTCGGTTCGAGACGGCGCACCCCTGCTCGCCCTCGTCGGGGGTGCCTTCTTCGTCTTCGGACTGTTCGTCCTTCTCATCGTGGCGAACGCCCGTTTGTCCGACAGATTTCGGTCCGAGGAGTATCGAAACAGACTCCGCTCGGCGGGCGTCGAATCGGGGATGCGACCCGACTTTCTCCCCGTCGACGAAAAGGACCAGGACGACTGA
- a CDS encoding plastocyanin/azurin family copper-binding protein, which yields MKRRDFLLAASGVAGGTAATAAPAGAQQTTTSGGGNQSGGNGTSGGQTTTSGGGNQSSGNQSSGNQSQGGGGGGPTKTVKVGPGGDLVFDPDKLTITPGTTVKFVWESDGHNVVPESQPEGAGWEGSGSASELFDTGHTYSHTFSTPGEYAYVCAPHKSAGMTGSITVGSSGGGGAVAEADPEEMGVPFQAHYVGIATILMVMMSLLYTFFFLKYGESANTSGGNR from the coding sequence ATGAAGAGGCGGGACTTTCTACTGGCGGCCAGCGGTGTTGCTGGCGGAACAGCCGCGACTGCGGCACCCGCTGGTGCGCAACAAACGACGACGTCAGGAGGCGGAAACCAGTCCGGTGGTAACGGGACGAGTGGAGGCCAAACGACGACGTCGGGAGGCGGGAACCAGTCCAGCGGGAATCAATCGAGCGGGAACCAATCACAGGGCGGCGGTGGTGGCGGTCCTACGAAGACCGTGAAGGTCGGTCCGGGCGGCGACTTGGTGTTCGACCCGGACAAGCTGACCATCACGCCCGGGACGACGGTCAAGTTCGTCTGGGAGTCGGACGGTCACAACGTCGTCCCCGAAAGCCAACCAGAGGGCGCCGGCTGGGAAGGCTCGGGCAGTGCGAGCGAGCTTTTCGACACCGGTCACACCTACTCGCACACGTTCAGTACGCCCGGCGAGTACGCGTACGTTTGTGCCCCGCACAAGAGCGCCGGCATGACCGGTTCCATCACCGTCGGTAGCTCGGGCGGTGGCGGCGCGGTAGCGGAAGCGGACCCGGAGGAGATGGGTGTTCCGTTCCAGGCACATTACGTCGGAATCGCGACGATTCTGATGGTGATGATGTCGCTCCTCTACACGTTCTTCTTCCTGAAGTACGGCGAATCCGCAAACACCAGTGGAGGGAACAGATAG
- a CDS encoding DUF7318 family protein, translating to MSSSGSTYGDIHRYEPARESTTAAITIVLLTIVEVVFVGLFTYGLLNGWGLREAGNMFLGGILAVIFIDLAFILMLYRKEFLPDVMIVKKRRRKWEDLYVREGQEEGTESFGNAWEQFKRAVYPYYKR from the coding sequence ATGTCCTCGTCAGGAAGCACTTACGGCGATATTCACCGATACGAACCGGCACGAGAAAGCACGACCGCCGCTATCACCATCGTCCTGTTGACGATAGTCGAGGTCGTGTTCGTCGGTCTGTTCACGTACGGCCTCCTCAACGGCTGGGGCCTCAGGGAGGCCGGCAACATGTTCCTCGGCGGCATCCTCGCGGTCATCTTCATCGACCTCGCGTTCATCCTCATGTTGTACCGCAAGGAGTTCCTCCCCGACGTGATGATCGTGAAAAAGCGTCGTCGCAAATGGGAAGACCTCTACGTGCGCGAGGGACAAGAGGAAGGAACCGAATCGTTCGGTAACGCGTGGGAACAGTTCAAACGAGCAGTGTACCCCTACTACAAACGATAA
- a CDS encoding Rieske 2Fe-2S domain-containing protein, protein MAGDDKYPESTGRRRFVKGVVGSATLTGVGVGAGAALKTATSPSGEGGGTTQYMAVENIAGPAPRGMPQIPIEIDSEGYLKGQFPEAKKVQKGGQEVVVAEKKIGGMTYSPEWFQYCGVQTYKGVDPEADQDNYFRYKKGAQYEWQADVEAGGKVHVDDFSDYKTWGNGIGKSGLGKPATVTWRSQDVDSSQTLTVQVLRSPLIEKKDNEWVNASTDKGFVAWLNKCTHFCCVPKFKGIAGSAKFNAQDDVYCPCHQSVYDPFSLVKKSFVALPRPEGDS, encoded by the coding sequence ATGGCAGGAGACGACAAATATCCGGAGAGCACAGGTCGCCGCCGTTTCGTCAAAGGCGTGGTCGGCAGTGCAACGCTCACTGGCGTCGGTGTCGGCGCCGGTGCCGCATTGAAAACTGCTACCTCCCCGTCCGGCGAGGGCGGTGGGACCACGCAGTACATGGCGGTCGAGAACATCGCGGGACCCGCCCCGCGTGGAATGCCGCAGATACCCATCGAAATCGACAGCGAAGGATATCTCAAGGGGCAGTTCCCCGAGGCGAAGAAGGTCCAAAAGGGCGGACAGGAAGTCGTCGTCGCCGAGAAGAAGATCGGCGGCATGACGTACTCCCCCGAATGGTTCCAGTACTGTGGTGTCCAGACGTACAAAGGCGTTGACCCCGAAGCGGACCAAGACAACTACTTCCGATACAAGAAAGGGGCACAGTACGAATGGCAGGCCGACGTCGAGGCGGGCGGGAAAGTCCACGTCGACGACTTCTCGGACTACAAGACGTGGGGCAACGGCATCGGTAAGTCCGGTCTCGGCAAACCCGCGACGGTCACGTGGCGTTCACAGGACGTGGACAGCTCGCAGACCCTGACGGTACAAGTCCTCCGTAGCCCGCTCATCGAGAAGAAGGACAACGAGTGGGTAAACGCCAGTACGGACAAAGGATTCGTTGCGTGGCTCAACAAGTGTACCCACTTCTGTTGCGTTCCCAAATTCAAGGGAATCGCGGGGTCCGCCAAGTTCAACGCCCAGGACGACGTCTACTGTCCGTGCCACCAGTCGGTGTACGACCCCTTCAGCCTCGTAAAGAAATCCTTCGTGGCGCTGCCACGCCCGGAGGGGGACAGCTAA
- a CDS encoding cytochrome b gives MSLEPKDEYDHGEWLREKDLTPIESTFLTTLMWMDKRFRIVDYLEILETLYYRVNLQMPKSHTEQYGLDNKFWYWYPLYALGSFSTLAYAVAAISGALLGFYYSPSTAGDPSAAYNQLTFIMTDLNFGFMLRSIHRWAAQVMVAAVFLHMLRVYFTGAYKEPREVNWILGIILISLTLVFGYTGYLLPWDQLAFWAGQIGVEMSLSVPLIGEWVAHLLFGGFSLSQSTLQRMYILHVFLLPFVVTTLVAVHIGIVWMQGIAEPH, from the coding sequence ATGAGTCTCGAACCAAAAGACGAATACGACCACGGGGAGTGGCTCCGTGAGAAGGACCTCACGCCCATCGAGAGTACGTTCCTCACGACGCTGATGTGGATGGACAAGCGCTTCCGCATCGTGGACTACCTCGAAATCCTGGAGACGTTGTACTACCGCGTCAACCTCCAGATGCCGAAAAGCCACACCGAACAGTACGGCCTCGACAACAAGTTCTGGTACTGGTATCCGCTGTACGCGCTGGGGAGCTTTTCCACCCTCGCGTACGCGGTTGCCGCGATCAGCGGCGCGCTACTCGGGTTCTACTACTCGCCCTCGACCGCCGGTGACCCGTCGGCCGCGTACAACCAGCTTACGTTTATCATGACCGACTTGAACTTCGGGTTCATGCTTCGGTCGATCCACCGCTGGGCGGCACAGGTGATGGTCGCGGCGGTGTTCCTCCACATGCTCCGTGTCTACTTCACGGGTGCGTACAAGGAACCGCGCGAGGTGAACTGGATTCTCGGCATCATCCTCATCAGCCTGACGCTGGTGTTCGGGTACACCGGCTACCTGCTCCCGTGGGACCAGCTGGCGTTCTGGGCCGGACAGATCGGCGTCGAAATGAGCCTGTCCGTACCGCTGATAGGCGAATGGGTTGCACACCTGTTGTTCGGTGGCTTCAGCCTGAGTCAATCGACGCTCCAGCGCATGTACATCCTGCACGTGTTCCTGTTGCCGTTCGTCGTGACGACGCTCGTCGCCGTCCACATCGGCATCGTCTGGATGCAGGGCATCGCGGAACCACACTGA
- a CDS encoding cytochrome b family protein codes for MTDENESQPRTDGSGTGIVPPDDETPTWLERKQRTQGLSRLTYEYFERSRREDQDLRQESSYVERDVLAFPTWPHEMIRNLSIGSFFIGMILFLAATLPPHLGPPADPSSTPAIILPDWYLYWSFGLLKLGPLNPELAILGGQKLMADRTFGVVANVVVVGFIAIVPFLNKGSARRPVEQPFWSAVGVGGVTFATTISALSIKNLLPIAAHLTFDLAFFVPVIAGTITYTVLKSMREGYMFSLNRRYYRLRPPK; via the coding sequence ATGACCGACGAAAACGAATCCCAACCCCGAACCGACGGAAGTGGTACCGGCATCGTCCCGCCGGACGACGAGACCCCGACGTGGCTCGAACGGAAGCAGCGCACGCAGGGGCTCTCCCGGCTGACGTACGAATACTTCGAGCGGTCGCGGCGCGAGGACCAAGACCTCCGACAGGAGTCCAGCTACGTCGAACGTGACGTGCTGGCGTTCCCGACGTGGCCCCACGAGATGATTCGGAACCTCTCGATAGGGAGCTTCTTCATCGGGATGATTTTGTTCCTCGCGGCGACGCTCCCGCCGCACCTCGGACCGCCGGCGGACCCGAGTTCGACTCCGGCCATCATCCTGCCGGACTGGTATCTCTACTGGTCGTTCGGGCTGCTGAAGCTCGGTCCGCTCAACCCCGAGCTGGCCATCCTCGGCGGGCAGAAGCTGATGGCCGACCGGACGTTCGGTGTCGTCGCAAACGTCGTCGTGGTCGGCTTCATCGCCATCGTTCCGTTCCTCAACAAGGGGAGCGCACGGCGACCGGTCGAACAGCCGTTCTGGTCCGCGGTCGGTGTCGGTGGCGTCACGTTCGCCACCACCATCAGTGCGCTGTCGATCAAGAACCTGCTGCCCATCGCGGCACACCTGACGTTCGACTTGGCGTTCTTCGTGCCCGTTATCGCGGGAACCATCACCTACACGGTGCTGAAGTCGATGCGCGAAGGGTACATGTTCAGCCTGAACCGCCGGTACTATCGACTCCGCCCGCCGAAGTAA
- a CDS encoding DUF7315 family membrane protein codes for MSSSRDDDEERSDSVFDDESEGDTADTAGGIRSRDVVVPLRVYKAVTVFSTMFAVFAVVFGFILLDSATDRATAPLPQVDFPLAIFGLFLIAAGAVVYAFSTRFRTEGMGKSKDDSDEPSNNG; via the coding sequence ATGTCTTCATCTCGGGACGACGACGAAGAGCGGAGTGACTCGGTATTTGACGACGAATCCGAAGGCGACACCGCGGACACCGCTGGTGGAATCCGTTCGCGCGATGTCGTCGTCCCGCTCCGGGTGTACAAGGCGGTTACCGTTTTCTCGACGATGTTCGCCGTGTTCGCGGTCGTTTTCGGCTTCATCCTCCTCGATTCGGCGACTGACCGAGCGACCGCACCACTTCCGCAAGTGGACTTCCCGCTCGCCATCTTCGGCTTGTTCCTCATCGCCGCCGGTGCGGTCGTCTACGCCTTTTCGACGCGGTTCCGCACCGAGGGAATGGGAAAGTCTAAAGATGACTCCGACGAACCGTCTAACAATGGCTGA